The following are encoded in a window of Labeo rohita strain BAU-BD-2019 unplaced genomic scaffold, IGBB_LRoh.1.0 scaffold_1347, whole genome shotgun sequence genomic DNA:
- the LOC127158115 gene encoding ladderlectin has protein sequence MAMLRSLLLLFIVFSIGNADVDRVEQCPYGWTNFGVRCFKFFPQAVNWVTAEKNCQKEDANLASVRSKLENDFLTSLLPSTFTLCWIGAHDGEQEKAWLWSDGSAYDYTNWCSGEPNNSGSVEHCAEITWSSRHCWNDRTCSHSIGYVCAKDL, from the exons ATGGCAATGCTGAGAAGTCTTTTACTACTTTTCATTGTGTTCTCCATAGGGAATGCAGAtg TTGATAGAGTTGAACAATGCCCCTATGGATGGACAAATTTTGGAGTCCGATGCTTCAAGTTCTTCCCTcaggcagttaactgggtcacAGCAGAG AAAAACTGCCAAAAGGAGGATGCAAATCTCGCATCTGTGCGCAGTAAACTGGAGAATGATTTTCTGACGAGTCTGTTGCCTTCTACTTTCACACTATGTTGGATTGGTGCTCATGATGGTGAACAA GAAAAAGCATGGCTGTGGAGTGATGGATCTGCCTATGACTACACCAACTGGTGCTCTGGGGAACCTAACAATAGTGGTTCAGTCGAGCACTGTGCAGAGATCACCTGGAGCT CTCGCCATTGTTGGAATGACAGAACCTGTTCACACTCAATTGGCTATGTTTGTGCTAAAGATCTGTGA